In Labilibaculum sp. DW002, one DNA window encodes the following:
- a CDS encoding sensor histidine kinase: MNKYLRFLIISPILGVLCYVLAFYGHLSELPGAEYKFTGYLPSAVFGLWAGFAALGVGQYLNRFFNWRHKHALRFFVQCVLLYAVALVLLAIYSEMFLISLRSELTYSQFWLMYKDEFFKSILILFILVFIYSLLDFVVYSYNQMKEEEVRSAEVMNNQLNLQFEALKSQLDPHFLFNSLNTISSLLYKDTEKAERFIRMFAESYRFIFRQNDQALIPLKKELDFVQAYNYLLEVRFQESYELKINLPDSILKSYVPPLSVQMLVENAIKHNLISPTSPLAVEIDFEKNYLCVRNNINPLRVQPESFQIGIENIKKRYSYFTDESILLDKNEQFKVSLPLISELQ; the protein is encoded by the coding sequence ATGAATAAATACCTGCGATTTTTAATCATTAGTCCTATTCTTGGAGTACTTTGCTATGTATTGGCATTTTATGGCCACCTTAGTGAATTACCAGGAGCAGAGTACAAGTTTACGGGCTATTTGCCTAGTGCTGTATTTGGTTTGTGGGCAGGTTTTGCAGCATTAGGAGTCGGACAATACTTAAATAGGTTCTTTAATTGGCGTCATAAGCATGCACTAAGGTTCTTTGTGCAATGTGTTTTGTTATATGCTGTAGCATTGGTATTGTTAGCAATTTACTCAGAAATGTTTCTGATTTCGCTTCGTAGCGAGTTAACTTATTCTCAGTTTTGGTTGATGTATAAAGATGAGTTCTTTAAATCAATCTTGATATTGTTTATTTTGGTCTTTATTTATTCTCTTCTCGATTTTGTAGTTTATTCTTACAATCAAATGAAGGAGGAGGAAGTTCGCTCTGCCGAAGTGATGAACAATCAGCTGAATTTACAATTTGAAGCTCTTAAGTCGCAATTGGATCCACATTTTTTATTCAATTCCTTAAACACCATTTCCTCTTTACTATATAAGGATACCGAGAAAGCGGAACGTTTTATTCGAATGTTTGCCGAAAGTTATCGCTTTATTTTTAGACAGAACGATCAGGCCTTAATTCCATTGAAAAAGGAGTTGGATTTTGTACAAGCTTATAATTATTTACTTGAAGTGCGTTTTCAGGAATCTTATGAGCTGAAAATCAATTTGCCAGATTCAATTTTAAAGAGTTATGTGCCTCCTTTAAGCGTTCAGATGTTGGTGGAAAATGCCATTAAACACAATTTGATATCACCTACTTCGCCTTTGGCAGTAGAGATCGATTTTGAGAAAAATTATTTGTGTGTGAGAAACAATATCAATCCTTTACGAGTGCAGCCAGAGTCTTTTCAAATAGGTATTGAGAACATTAAAAAGCGCTATTCTTACTTTACGGATGAGAGCATTTTATTGGATAAAAATGAACAATTTAAGGTTAGTTTACCCTTAATTTCAGAATTACAATAG
- a CDS encoding superoxide dismutase [Ni] yields the protein MKKLQSKIGVGILMLFMLLIGTTNKTYAHCEIPCGIYADSVRVVLLSEHITTIEKSMKKITELSAADQVDYNQLVRWVTNKEDHAKKIQEIATQYFMFQRVKVSDDPEVVKKNTKLLAVLHEICVYAMKTKQTTDLQYIKKLNDTVHNFSHLYFGKKGHHHHH from the coding sequence ATGAAAAAATTACAATCGAAAATAGGAGTAGGCATACTAATGTTATTTATGCTTTTGATTGGAACTACAAATAAAACTTACGCTCATTGTGAAATACCGTGTGGTATTTATGCTGATTCGGTACGAGTTGTATTGCTGTCGGAACACATAACGACAATCGAAAAGAGCATGAAGAAAATTACAGAATTATCGGCTGCAGATCAGGTAGATTATAATCAATTGGTGCGTTGGGTTACAAATAAGGAAGATCATGCTAAGAAGATTCAGGAAATTGCAACGCAGTATTTCATGTTTCAGAGAGTAAAAGTTTCAGATGATCCAGAAGTGGTGAAGAAGAACACAAAATTACTAGCTGTTTTGCATGAGATTTGTGTTTATGCTATGAAAACAAAACAAACAACAGACTTGCAATACATTAAAAAATTGAATGATACAGTTCATAATTTTTCACATTTGTATTTTGGAAAGAAAGGACATCACCATCATCATTAA
- the sfsA gene encoding DNA/RNA nuclease SfsA: protein MIFPNKLVHGKLIRRYKRFLADIELDNGEVVIAHTSNSGSMKSCLEEGAEVYLTYVDDPKRKTKYTWEMIKINGSWVGINTAVPNLLVAEAVKNHQIKELAGYSFVKREVKFDDSRFDVFASNDEEECFIEVKNVSLRVENYARFPDAVTIRGRKHLNTLMKVKEEGKRAVMVYVIQRADVDVFAPAVDIDPEYAKTLKEAHENGVEVYPIRAIVSPEKIELGELLPFELSMNSYQ, encoded by the coding sequence ATGATTTTTCCCAATAAATTAGTACACGGTAAATTAATAAGACGATACAAACGATTTTTAGCTGATATTGAATTGGATAATGGTGAGGTAGTAATTGCACATACCTCTAATTCGGGCAGTATGAAATCTTGTTTAGAAGAAGGAGCAGAGGTGTATTTAACTTACGTTGATGATCCCAAACGAAAAACAAAGTACACTTGGGAAATGATCAAGATAAATGGTTCTTGGGTCGGGATCAATACGGCAGTACCCAATTTGTTGGTAGCCGAAGCGGTTAAAAATCATCAAATTAAAGAGCTTGCGGGATATTCGTTTGTAAAGCGTGAAGTAAAGTTTGATGACAGTCGTTTTGATGTTTTTGCTTCTAATGATGAGGAGGAATGTTTCATTGAAGTCAAAAATGTGAGCTTAAGAGTTGAAAACTATGCTCGTTTTCCTGATGCAGTTACAATTCGAGGTAGAAAGCACCTAAACACTTTAATGAAAGTTAAGGAAGAGGGAAAAAGAGCCGTTATGGTATATGTAATTCAACGAGCTGATGTTGATGTTTTTGCACCTGCTGTTGATATCGATCCGGAATATGCTAAGACTTTAAAGGAAGCACACGAAAATGGAGTAGAAGTTTATCCCATACGCGCCATTGTTTCTCCTGAAAAAATAGAATTGGGCGAACTATTGCCTTTTGAATTATCAATGAACAGTTATCAGTAA
- the fabG gene encoding 3-oxoacyl-[acyl-carrier-protein] reductase has translation MKLLEGKTAIITGASRGIGKAVAIEFAKQGANVAFTDLFYNEAAQETEKEIASYGVKAKGYASDASNFADTDKVVAEIVKEFGAIDILVNNAGITKDTLLMRMTEDQWDMVINVNLKSVFNFTKAVQRTMLKQRSGSIINMSSVVGVSGNAGQSNYSASKAGIIGFTKSVAKELGSRGIRSNAIAPGFIITEMTGQLPEDVVKEWAGKIPLKRGGTPEEIAKTCVYLGCDLSSYVTGQTLHVCGGMNV, from the coding sequence ATGAAATTATTAGAAGGAAAAACAGCGATTATTACCGGAGCTTCTCGCGGTATAGGTAAAGCAGTAGCAATTGAGTTCGCAAAGCAAGGTGCTAATGTAGCATTCACTGACTTATTTTATAATGAAGCAGCTCAGGAAACTGAAAAAGAAATCGCTTCATATGGTGTTAAGGCTAAAGGATATGCTTCAGATGCAAGTAATTTTGCTGACACCGATAAAGTTGTAGCAGAAATAGTTAAGGAGTTTGGAGCTATTGATATTTTGGTTAACAATGCAGGTATCACTAAAGATACATTGCTAATGAGAATGACTGAAGATCAGTGGGATATGGTTATTAACGTCAACCTTAAATCTGTATTCAACTTCACTAAAGCTGTTCAACGTACCATGTTGAAGCAACGTAGCGGATCTATTATCAATATGAGTTCTGTAGTTGGTGTTAGTGGTAACGCTGGTCAGTCTAACTACTCAGCTTCTAAGGCTGGTATTATTGGTTTCACTAAATCTGTAGCTAAAGAGCTTGGTTCTCGTGGTATCCGTTCTAACGCAATTGCTCCAGGATTTATCATTACAGAAATGACAGGTCAACTTCCTGAGGATGTGGTGAAAGAATGGGCTGGTAAAATTCCTTTGAAAAGAGGTGGTACACCTGAAGAAATTGCAAAAACTTGCGTTTATTTAGGTTGTGATCTTTCTTCTTACGTTACAGGTCAGACTCTTCACGTTTGTGGTGGTATGAACGTTTAA
- a CDS encoding Crp/Fnr family transcriptional regulator, whose amino-acid sequence MSESIWCFEDVNLYQVLCPHKLKEYGKDHFEGFKKGDFIYFPEDASQSIFMVSKGKVKIVTYNGDGEEVVKAILGKGEIFGEKALLGEDKRSDYAMACMEPTVLCPMKLPDMYQLMRNNEKFGFSIYKLIGLRIRKMERRLEGLLFKDVRTRLCEFIKEMSEESGNVIGSEIIVPHFFTQKDFADLIGTKRETVTRLFNELKEEGIIDYSRKEIRVLAKEKL is encoded by the coding sequence ATGAGTGAATCAATTTGGTGTTTCGAGGATGTAAACCTTTATCAGGTTCTTTGTCCTCATAAGCTAAAAGAATACGGAAAGGATCATTTTGAGGGTTTTAAGAAAGGTGATTTTATTTATTTCCCAGAGGACGCTTCTCAATCGATCTTTATGGTTAGTAAGGGTAAGGTGAAAATTGTAACCTATAACGGAGATGGAGAAGAGGTTGTGAAAGCAATTTTAGGTAAGGGAGAGATCTTTGGAGAAAAGGCCTTGTTAGGTGAAGACAAACGCAGCGATTATGCGATGGCTTGTATGGAACCAACGGTTTTGTGTCCTATGAAGTTGCCAGATATGTATCAGTTAATGCGTAATAATGAGAAGTTTGGCTTTTCTATTTACAAGTTAATAGGCCTTAGAATCAGGAAAATGGAAAGAAGGCTAGAGGGCTTGCTTTTTAAGGATGTAAGAACACGTTTATGCGAGTTTATTAAGGAAATGAGCGAAGAGAGCGGAAATGTTATTGGTTCTGAAATAATCGTTCCACATTTTTTCACCCAAAAAGATTTTGCAGATTTAATTGGTACCAAAAGAGAAACCGTTACTCGCTTGTTTAACGAATTAAAAGAAGAAGGAATTATCGATTACTCTAGAAAGGAAATTAGAGTGTTAGCGAAAGAAAAATTGTAA
- a CDS encoding Crp/Fnr family transcriptional regulator — protein sequence MAIPTKTTCCKECVSKSACFNELSENELIQIDTGRFEVTFKKGEIVCKQGMLASHLIYIKKGFVKLYIEGGNNKNIILTIEKDGYMIGLQSLFGNNVFHYTAVAYEDTTVCLFEMNVISEIIEQNSGFASKLIAKLNENTIRSYSRLFCLTQKQSSGRLADILLCLSDRLYKSNKFEMALSRKDLAEITVMSVESLSRVIKEFKDDGIIKLDGRKLEITDRERLERICENG from the coding sequence ATGGCTATCCCAACAAAAACGACGTGTTGCAAAGAGTGTGTTAGTAAATCAGCTTGTTTCAATGAGTTATCAGAAAACGAACTAATTCAAATTGACACGGGAAGATTTGAAGTAACTTTTAAAAAGGGAGAAATAGTTTGTAAACAAGGAATGCTTGCGTCACATTTGATCTATATTAAGAAAGGATTTGTAAAATTATACATCGAAGGTGGAAATAATAAGAATATCATTCTTACCATTGAGAAAGACGGATACATGATTGGATTGCAGTCCTTATTTGGAAATAATGTTTTCCATTATACAGCTGTTGCCTATGAAGACACAACAGTTTGTCTTTTTGAAATGAATGTAATTAGTGAAATTATCGAGCAAAACTCTGGCTTTGCATCCAAACTGATTGCTAAATTAAATGAAAATACAATTCGAAGTTATAGTCGTCTGTTCTGTCTTACACAAAAGCAATCTAGCGGAAGACTAGCAGATATCCTTCTTTGCCTATCGGATCGCTTATACAAAAGCAATAAGTTTGAAATGGCACTTTCTCGAAAAGATCTAGCTGAAATTACCGTTATGTCTGTTGAAAGTCTTTCTAGAGTAATAAAAGAGTTCAAAGACGATGGCATTATTAAATTAGATGGCCGGAAATTAGAAATCACCGACCGTGAACGCTTGGAGCGAATCTGCGAAAATGGTTAA
- a CDS encoding DUF3179 domain-containing (seleno)protein: MKTIHNNLILLLFLFAISCTSISEDEIITDTPPPTDTIQTSPPVQSKDVINLINDTFAGSKYIVVGSKSLKFMLAFNTSLNGNNLTFEALQNRLPIVMQDNLGNQYDIFGRVSNGPNVGEKLTPMNAFMGYWFSWGTFYPGLEIYGDAKTRPNLGKTVAGSDDWLIPKDKVFRGASRDGIPAIDDPKFVTSKGEKRPEDELMVGVRINNTSKAYPHGILNWHEIVNDKIDDVYFSVVYCPLTGTATVWDRNINGQITTFGVSGFLYNSNVVPYDRNTNSNWSQMLQKSVQGTLSGNNADNLLVLETSLSTWKLVAGNFSLLSTKTGYSRDYGRNPYGNYPTNKTINFPINFEDNRLNPKERVLGVIIKGNAKAYRFSSF, from the coding sequence ATGAAAACAATACATAACAATCTGATCTTACTACTATTCCTTTTCGCCATTTCTTGCACTAGCATAAGCGAGGATGAAATTATAACGGACACTCCTCCTCCAACAGATACAATTCAAACTTCACCTCCCGTTCAATCAAAAGATGTTATCAACCTAATAAATGACACTTTTGCAGGCTCAAAATACATTGTGGTAGGAAGTAAATCATTAAAATTCATGCTTGCATTTAACACGTCTTTAAATGGTAATAATCTTACTTTTGAAGCATTACAAAACAGATTACCTATTGTAATGCAAGACAATCTTGGTAATCAATATGATATTTTTGGTAGAGTATCGAATGGACCCAATGTGGGCGAAAAATTAACTCCAATGAATGCTTTTATGGGCTATTGGTTTTCTTGGGGAACTTTTTACCCTGGCTTAGAAATTTATGGAGATGCCAAAACTAGACCTAATTTGGGCAAAACTGTTGCTGGAAGCGATGACTGGTTAATTCCAAAGGATAAAGTTTTCAGAGGAGCTTCTCGAGATGGAATACCAGCAATAGACGACCCAAAATTTGTTACATCCAAAGGCGAAAAAAGACCGGAAGATGAATTAATGGTAGGTGTTCGCATTAACAACACCAGTAAGGCATATCCTCATGGAATATTAAATTGGCACGAAATCGTAAATGATAAAATTGATGATGTTTATTTTTCAGTCGTTTATTGTCCCTTAACTGGAACGGCGACAGTTTGGGATCGAAATATCAATGGACAAATAACAACTTTTGGGGTTTCCGGATTCCTCTATAACAGCAATGTGGTTCCTTACGATAGAAACACCAATTCCAATTGGAGTCAAATGCTACAAAAAAGTGTTCAAGGGACATTATCTGGCAATAATGCTGATAATCTTTTAGTACTGGAAACAAGTCTATCCACCTGGAAATTAGTTGCAGGTAATTTCTCTCTATTGTCGACAAAAACAGGCTATAGTAGGGATTATGGTAGAAATCCATACGGCAATTACCCAACAAACAAGACTATTAACTTCCCGATCAATTTTGAAGATAATAGATTAAACCCTAAAGAAAGAGTACTTGGTGTTATCATCAAAGGAAACGCCAAAGCATATCGTTTTTCATCTTTTTAA
- a CDS encoding transporter, producing MKTKRENILLLILLILGCPNVLYSQACCTGGAPLSSNLGIAHYKANQLVVDLSYDYNKIDNLYAGSTKLNDNERERITQSTILRLSYALSDRFSLTAILPYVWQKQTVRSVVGSNNQSANGIGDFVLLGQYSLIQSHNNQLIIAAGPKLPTGSTSKRGNEFDILLPPDLQPGTGSWDGIGAVSYVRSGFSRPSLSLISLVSYRYSFEVGRYDGQQKYRFGNELAINIGASDSFNLGKHVIKPSLQYRYRHTQKDENNGSQFPNTGGSWMYLVPAINIQLSPSLQVHSNLEIPIHADVIGTQLITSFKGNIGLNYTINFIKTKYLK from the coding sequence ATGAAAACAAAAAGAGAAAATATTCTATTGCTAATCTTATTAATTTTAGGCTGTCCTAATGTTCTTTATTCACAGGCATGCTGTACTGGTGGAGCTCCTTTATCTAGTAATTTGGGAATTGCACATTATAAGGCCAATCAATTAGTTGTCGATCTATCTTACGATTATAATAAAATTGATAATTTATATGCGGGCAGCACTAAACTGAATGACAATGAGCGTGAAAGAATTACACAAAGCACCATATTACGTCTCAGTTATGCACTTAGCGATCGTTTTTCATTAACAGCTATCCTTCCCTATGTTTGGCAAAAACAAACTGTTCGATCGGTAGTTGGTTCTAACAATCAATCAGCAAATGGAATTGGTGATTTTGTTCTATTAGGTCAATACTCGCTTATTCAAAGCCACAATAATCAATTAATCATAGCGGCTGGCCCTAAACTACCAACAGGCAGTACGTCTAAACGCGGAAATGAATTTGATATTTTATTGCCACCTGATCTGCAACCCGGAACAGGATCTTGGGATGGAATTGGTGCTGTATCCTATGTCAGATCGGGTTTTTCAAGACCAAGTCTTAGCCTTATTTCATTAGTTAGTTATCGTTATAGCTTCGAAGTTGGCAGGTACGATGGTCAACAAAAGTATCGTTTTGGCAACGAACTAGCAATAAACATTGGTGCAAGTGACAGCTTTAACTTAGGAAAACATGTTATCAAACCAAGTTTGCAGTATCGCTATCGACATACTCAAAAGGATGAAAACAATGGAAGTCAGTTCCCAAACACAGGTGGTTCCTGGATGTATTTGGTACCAGCCATAAACATTCAACTATCACCTTCTTTACAAGTTCATTCAAATCTTGAAATTCCAATTCATGCTGATGTTATTGGCACTCAACTCATCACATCATTCAAAGGAAACATTGGTTTGAATTATACGATCAATTTTATAAAGACAAAATATTTAAAATAA
- a CDS encoding LytR/AlgR family response regulator transcription factor, with product MNVVIIEDEALAADKLERLLFKYDPKIKVVDRFDSVTDSSIWLGNPSNQVDLIFLDIHLVDGLSFEIFNRVQVQTPIIFTTAYNEYALNAFKLNSIDYLLKPVTFDHLYSSLKKLENLKESLSESVKMRDFEDLTNALATIQKNYKSRFMVKIGEKLRSFKAEDISIFYADGRDVFILLKEGNQYIIDYKMEELQDLLNPEQFYRISRSFIVNINAISDVLLHSNSRLKVVLSQIFERELIVSREKVSSFKDWFNGAG from the coding sequence ATGAATGTAGTAATTATAGAAGATGAAGCATTAGCAGCTGATAAACTAGAGCGTTTGTTGTTTAAATATGATCCGAAGATTAAGGTTGTGGATCGATTTGATTCTGTAACTGATTCTTCTATTTGGCTGGGAAATCCTAGCAATCAGGTCGACTTAATATTTCTTGACATTCATTTAGTAGATGGTTTAAGCTTTGAGATCTTTAATCGAGTGCAAGTACAAACTCCAATCATATTTACCACGGCTTATAACGAATATGCCTTAAATGCTTTTAAGCTGAACAGCATCGATTATTTGCTTAAGCCAGTTACTTTCGATCATTTGTATTCCAGTCTTAAAAAGTTGGAAAATCTAAAGGAATCTTTGTCAGAATCTGTGAAGATGAGAGATTTTGAAGATTTGACAAATGCTTTGGCTACGATTCAGAAAAATTACAAATCTCGCTTCATGGTTAAAATAGGTGAGAAATTGAGATCTTTCAAAGCCGAGGATATTTCTATTTTTTATGCTGATGGTAGAGATGTTTTTATTCTACTGAAGGAAGGAAATCAGTATATTATCGATTATAAAATGGAAGAATTACAAGATTTATTAAATCCAGAACAGTTCTACCGAATAAGTCGTTCTTTTATTGTGAATATCAATGCGATTAGTGATGTGCTTTTGCATTCAAATTCTAGATTAAAAGTTGTTTTATCACAAATATTTGAACGCGAATTAATTGTAAGTAGAGAGAAAGTGAGTAGTTTTAAAGATTGGTTTAATGGTGCTGGTTAA
- a CDS encoding spondin domain-containing protein: MKKIVSLVAASTLFFTACDLDDDKDFDPIPTGEFTVRVENIQAGKSFFNSGTTDAVGPGGTLSFSFNAGKGAYLSLATMFVQSNDLFYGFEDTGLALYDANGDPVTGDVTSEIMLWDAGTEVNQEPGVGTDQAPRQAGANTGAAENGTVKLVADVMDGYTYPANSEVIQVELAHDGGSEFTVTINNVSDMYALQSPIAPGVWAVHNSGMPIFTKDQAAANGLEGLAEDGANADTGMFLADNSGYVSPFAPGVFVLSGAGYPLFQDGMIQAGNGLEKLAEDGGPGDLDTYVASLPTVLGHGIFSEPVGQSGGAPIFPGDAYEFTFVAAEGDYLNLASMLIQSNDLFVAFDDMGIALFNNGVAVTGDVTSQLKLWDAGTEVNEYPGAGNNQAPRQAGPNTGDTEAEKVMEVNDGFTYPAVNELIRVTISAN, encoded by the coding sequence ATGAAAAAGATAGTTAGCCTAGTTGCAGCAAGTACATTATTCTTCACAGCATGTGATTTAGATGATGATAAAGATTTTGACCCAATTCCAACGGGTGAATTTACAGTTCGTGTAGAAAATATTCAGGCCGGTAAGAGTTTCTTTAATTCTGGAACCACAGATGCTGTTGGACCCGGTGGAACATTGAGCTTTAGTTTTAATGCAGGTAAAGGTGCTTACCTTTCCTTAGCTACAATGTTTGTACAATCAAACGATTTATTTTACGGTTTTGAGGATACAGGATTAGCTTTATATGATGCTAACGGAGATCCGGTAACGGGAGATGTTACTTCTGAAATTATGCTTTGGGATGCAGGTACAGAAGTGAATCAAGAACCGGGTGTTGGTACAGATCAGGCACCAAGACAAGCGGGTGCGAATACGGGTGCAGCAGAGAATGGAACCGTAAAATTAGTTGCTGATGTAATGGATGGTTATACATACCCGGCAAATTCGGAAGTGATTCAGGTAGAATTAGCACACGATGGTGGTAGCGAATTTACCGTAACAATAAACAATGTTTCCGATATGTATGCACTTCAATCTCCTATTGCACCAGGAGTATGGGCAGTTCACAATTCAGGAATGCCAATTTTCACAAAAGATCAGGCTGCAGCTAATGGTTTAGAAGGATTAGCGGAAGATGGTGCTAATGCTGATACAGGAATGTTCCTTGCTGATAACAGTGGCTATGTTTCACCATTTGCACCTGGAGTATTTGTCTTGAGTGGAGCTGGTTACCCACTATTCCAAGATGGAATGATTCAAGCTGGTAATGGTCTTGAAAAATTAGCTGAAGACGGTGGCCCTGGCGATTTAGATACTTATGTGGCTAGTTTGCCTACGGTACTTGGACATGGAATTTTTTCAGAACCTGTAGGACAAAGCGGTGGAGCACCAATTTTCCCCGGCGATGCATATGAATTTACTTTTGTAGCTGCTGAAGGAGATTACCTTAATCTGGCTAGCATGTTAATTCAATCAAACGATTTATTTGTTGCTTTTGATGATATGGGGATTGCTCTTTTCAACAATGGTGTAGCGGTAACTGGTGATGTTACTTCTCAATTGAAATTATGGGATGCTGGAACGGAAGTAAATGAATATCCGGGAGCAGGTAACAACCAAGCACCAAGACAAGCTGGTCCTAATACTGGTGATACAGAGGCAGAAAAAGTAATGGAAGTAAACGATGGCTTTACTTACCCTGCAGTAAACGAATTAATTAGGGTGACAATTAGTGCTAACTAA
- a CDS encoding histidine kinase: MKTNYLNHILYRIFAPPVVAVFVYLLILLIFDRLSEISNNFSPEELLFLAVVTFALFEAYRFWIKKAERIAYFNDRPYLKSMILFAGGFAITMLVVIGLFSVYFIYLVGMSEFRAELISFLIVFTLVGILYHLFYLSIRFLDRQKTLLLKKEEINRKNIEFELEVFKNKINPDFLFQSLESVISLIRKKEVDHAEKFIDHLALFYRRILGNRYSEIISLEEEVHKINQYLEIRNFKYDQNFKVNWNVESSQQEVNVVPNTLLQTLQMIEYHQMVDSNIALNVEIKEEDNYLVFQYLSSERLTPVPKLKLYMETLQKAIGFYSNLKVEWTKNEGFSLIKIPIVCLED; this comes from the coding sequence ATGAAGACCAACTATTTAAATCACATTTTGTACAGAATATTTGCTCCACCCGTGGTTGCTGTGTTTGTATATTTATTGATTCTATTGATTTTTGATCGTTTATCTGAAATCAGTAACAATTTCAGTCCCGAAGAATTGCTATTTCTTGCAGTTGTGACTTTCGCTTTATTCGAAGCATATCGTTTTTGGATTAAAAAGGCAGAAAGGATTGCTTATTTTAATGATCGCCCTTATTTGAAATCTATGATTTTATTTGCTGGCGGCTTTGCAATTACCATGCTTGTTGTCATTGGCTTGTTCTCCGTTTATTTTATCTATTTAGTGGGAATGAGTGAGTTTCGAGCAGAATTAATCTCATTTCTGATTGTTTTTACATTGGTAGGGATTTTATACCATCTGTTTTATTTAAGTATTCGTTTTTTGGATCGTCAAAAGACTCTTTTGTTGAAGAAAGAGGAGATTAACAGAAAGAACATTGAGTTTGAATTAGAGGTATTCAAGAATAAAATCAATCCTGATTTCTTATTTCAATCATTGGAAAGTGTGATTAGTTTGATCCGTAAAAAAGAGGTGGATCATGCAGAGAAATTTATCGATCATTTGGCTTTGTTCTACAGACGAATATTAGGGAATCGTTATTCGGAGATTATTTCATTGGAGGAAGAAGTTCACAAGATCAATCAATATCTGGAGATAAGAAACTTTAAATACGATCAGAATTTCAAAGTAAATTGGAATGTTGAATCTTCGCAACAAGAGGTTAATGTGGTTCCCAATACGCTATTGCAGACCTTACAAATGATTGAATATCATCAAATGGTTGACAGCAATATCGCACTAAATGTAGAAATAAAAGAAGAAGATAATTATCTTGTATTTCAGTACCTTTCATCTGAAAGATTAACACCAGTGCCGAAATTAAAATTGTATATGGAAACCTTGCAAAAGGCGATTGGTTTTTATTCTAATTTGAAAGTTGAATGGACAAAAAATGAGGGTTTTAGCCTGATTAAGATTCCAATCGTATGTTTGGAAGACTAA
- a CDS encoding YkgJ family cysteine cluster protein: MNDQAREELAKYRQLRNEVSEVSEKLSKLHKEEMACKKGCAECCMHFSVLPVEYFSILEELKENPPKEHLELDEEADDCNFLIKDLCQIYQSRPFICRTHGLPLLFMSQEGEDWELSTCPLNFTDFEDFHSENTYPQDTYNSKLFLINQEFVKNYEAEKFGDFDMISINRLIHDLKK, encoded by the coding sequence ATGAACGATCAGGCAAGAGAAGAATTGGCAAAGTATCGCCAGTTAAGAAACGAGGTAAGCGAAGTAAGCGAGAAACTTTCAAAATTACACAAAGAGGAAATGGCCTGTAAAAAGGGTTGTGCTGAATGTTGTATGCATTTTTCGGTTTTGCCAGTTGAGTATTTTAGCATTTTAGAAGAGTTAAAAGAAAATCCACCAAAGGAACATCTAGAATTGGATGAGGAAGCAGATGATTGCAACTTCTTGATTAAGGACTTGTGCCAGATCTATCAATCTCGACCTTTTATCTGTAGAACACATGGCTTGCCACTTTTGTTTATGAGTCAAGAAGGAGAAGATTGGGAATTATCAACTTGTCCTTTGAACTTTACTGATTTTGAAGATTTCCATAGTGAAAACACCTATCCTCAGGATACCTATAACAGCAAATTATTCTTAATCAATCAGGAGTTTGTGAAGAATTATGAAGCCGAAAAATTCGGAGATTTTGATATGATCTCGATTAATCGGCTAATACATGATTTGAAAAAATAG